A window from Streptomyces sp. NBC_00271 encodes these proteins:
- a CDS encoding acyltransferase family protein — MTNSLHPNGPRRTPLPPAERSVEGVPTPRSAPSLPPDRASKSAGVTATSAPTAATATHPGKPRDAFFDNAKYLAIVLVAMGHAWEPLKGQSRVLEAAYMVVYAFHMPAFIIISGYFSRSFDMRADRLKRLVTGVAVPYVVFEVAYVLFKRWADDDPSLPVSLLDPWFLTWFLCALFIWRLTTPLWKLVRRPLPLALLVAMLATTSPSIGDDLDLQRTLQFLPFFVLGLCMKPEHFQLVRRREVRILSVPVFAAALVVSWWAVPRMNPGWFYHRDSAQELGVPWWVGPVMVLALLGCSLVLTACFFAWVPRRRMWFTALGAGTLYGYLLHGFLVKGGDYWGWFDHEWLHRPLGEIFVTLVAGVAVTLLCTAPVRRVFRFAMEPSMEWAFKRDSTELARERAKTPA, encoded by the coding sequence GTGACGAACTCGCTCCACCCGAACGGTCCCCGTCGAACGCCGCTCCCCCCGGCGGAGCGGTCGGTGGAGGGGGTGCCGACCCCGCGCTCGGCCCCGAGCCTGCCGCCCGACCGGGCTTCGAAGTCGGCCGGCGTCACGGCCACCAGCGCCCCCACGGCCGCCACCGCCACCCACCCCGGCAAGCCGCGTGACGCCTTCTTCGACAACGCCAAGTACCTGGCGATCGTGCTCGTGGCCATGGGCCATGCGTGGGAGCCCCTGAAGGGTCAAAGCCGCGTCCTCGAAGCCGCGTACATGGTCGTGTACGCCTTCCACATGCCGGCCTTCATCATCATCTCCGGCTACTTCTCCCGCAGTTTCGACATGCGCGCGGACCGGCTGAAGCGGCTGGTCACCGGCGTCGCCGTGCCGTACGTCGTCTTCGAAGTGGCGTACGTCCTCTTCAAGCGCTGGGCCGACGACGATCCGTCGCTGCCGGTCAGCCTGCTCGACCCCTGGTTCCTCACCTGGTTCCTGTGTGCGCTGTTCATCTGGCGGCTGACGACGCCGCTGTGGAAGCTGGTCCGCCGGCCGCTTCCGCTCGCGCTCCTCGTGGCCATGCTCGCGACCACCTCGCCGTCCATCGGTGACGACCTGGATCTGCAGCGGACGCTCCAGTTCCTGCCGTTCTTCGTGCTGGGCCTGTGCATGAAGCCCGAGCACTTCCAGCTGGTGCGCCGCCGCGAGGTGCGCATCCTGTCGGTGCCGGTGTTCGCCGCCGCGCTGGTCGTGAGCTGGTGGGCGGTTCCGCGGATGAACCCCGGCTGGTTCTACCACCGCGACAGCGCCCAGGAGCTGGGTGTCCCCTGGTGGGTCGGCCCCGTGATGGTGCTCGCCCTCCTCGGCTGCTCGCTGGTGCTCACCGCGTGCTTCTTCGCCTGGGTGCCGCGCCGCAGGATGTGGTTCACGGCGCTCGGCGCGGGCACGTTGTACGGCTATCTGCTGCACGGTTTCCTGGTCAAGGGCGGCGACTACTGGGGCTGGTTCGACCACGAGTGGCTGCACCGGCCGCTCGGCGAGATCTTCGTGACCCTCGTCGCGGGCGTGGCCGTCACCCTGCTGTGCACGGCGCCGGTCCGGCGGGTCTTCCGCTTCGCGATGGAGCCCAGCATGGAGTGGGCGTTCAAGCGGGACTCCACGGAGCTGGCCCGCGAACGGGCCAAGACCCCGGCGTAA
- a CDS encoding PP2C family protein-serine/threonine phosphatase — MAAGRERRAEAETFTARLKKQWHRARTGVRRSAVDYFRGDGSDWIALAGLLLTIPVIAATTLMNSVWCSPAALVLPIVAGGLLLRPASLLGLYAAAATALIVESVKLGPYTEGPSRVTPGVVLVVAACGFFGLLIAQFRSRVGVPWRRGGTMLFDLRERIRVQSKLPGLPLGWHREMALRPAGGQSFSGDFVVAARTNSGRTLEVVLTDVSGKGMDAGSRALLLSGAFGGLLGSLPPHAFLPAANGYLLRQDWDEGFATSIHLVLDLDSGDYELFSAGHPPGLQLSAGSGRWEEKAAEGPLLGVYDGAQFDPVKGSLRPGDVLMLFTDGLVETSDRDIVEGIDRLTGEADRYVAGGFHGAAWHLIEAVAKDVNDDRALLLICRDGATATR, encoded by the coding sequence ATGGCAGCAGGACGAGAGCGGCGCGCGGAAGCCGAGACGTTCACGGCCCGGTTGAAGAAGCAGTGGCACCGGGCCCGCACCGGCGTGCGCAGATCCGCCGTCGACTACTTCCGCGGCGACGGTTCGGACTGGATCGCACTGGCCGGTCTGCTGCTGACCATCCCCGTGATCGCGGCCACGACGCTGATGAACTCGGTCTGGTGCTCCCCGGCCGCGCTGGTCCTGCCGATCGTCGCGGGCGGCCTTCTGCTGCGCCCCGCCAGCCTGCTCGGCCTGTACGCGGCCGCCGCCACCGCGCTGATAGTGGAGTCGGTGAAGCTGGGCCCGTACACCGAGGGCCCCTCCCGGGTCACCCCGGGCGTGGTCCTGGTCGTCGCGGCCTGCGGCTTCTTCGGCCTGCTGATCGCCCAGTTCCGCAGCCGGGTCGGCGTGCCCTGGCGGCGCGGCGGCACCATGCTCTTCGACCTGCGCGAACGCATCCGGGTGCAGAGCAAGCTGCCGGGCCTGCCGCTGGGCTGGCACCGGGAGATGGCGTTGCGCCCGGCGGGCGGTCAGTCGTTCTCGGGGGACTTCGTCGTGGCCGCACGTACGAACAGCGGCCGAACGCTCGAAGTCGTCCTGACCGATGTGTCCGGAAAAGGTATGGATGCGGGGTCGCGCGCCCTGCTCCTCTCCGGAGCCTTCGGCGGCTTGTTGGGATCGCTCCCACCCCACGCCTTCCTGCCCGCCGCGAACGGCTACCTCCTGCGCCAGGACTGGGACGAGGGCTTCGCCACGTCGATCCACCTGGTCCTGGACCTGGACTCCGGCGACTACGAACTCTTCTCCGCCGGGCACCCGCCGGGCCTTCAGCTCAGCGCGGGCAGCGGGCGCTGGGAGGAGAAGGCCGCGGAGGGTCCGCTCCTCGGGGTGTACGACGGTGCCCAGTTCGACCCCGTCAAGGGTTCGCTGCGGCCCGGGGACGTCCTGATGCTCTTCACGGACGGTCTGGTGGAAACCTCCGACCGTGACATCGTCGAGGGCATCGACCGCCTCACCGGCGAGGCCGACCGCTATGTCGCGGGCGGTTTCCACGGCGCCGCGTGGCACCTCATCGAGGCGGTCGCCAAGGACGTCAACGACGACCGAGCCCTCCTCCTGATCTGCCGGGACGGCGCCACGGCAACCCGCTGA
- a CDS encoding HD domain-containing protein codes for MTQTLLTLAEIETLARTAHAAQTDKAGRPYTEHLQAVADGVRERGGDDEQIAAAWLHDAVEDDVLSEDWLREAALTGRTKDIVLALTKREGEPPESYAKRIRTTPGALVVKASDLAHNADPARLAVLDEHTRARLTKKYAAMRALLGLPPG; via the coding sequence GTGACGCAGACTCTCCTGACCCTGGCCGAAATAGAGACCCTCGCCCGTACGGCGCATGCCGCCCAGACCGACAAGGCGGGGCGGCCGTACACCGAGCACCTGCAGGCCGTCGCGGACGGGGTCCGTGAGCGCGGGGGCGACGACGAGCAGATCGCGGCGGCCTGGCTGCACGACGCCGTCGAGGACGACGTGCTCTCCGAGGACTGGCTGCGCGAGGCCGCGCTGACCGGGCGTACGAAGGACATCGTGCTGGCGCTGACCAAACGCGAGGGAGAGCCCCCGGAGTCGTACGCGAAACGCATTCGTACGACTCCGGGAGCTCTCGTGGTCAAGGCCTCGGACCTGGCACACAACGCCGATCCGGCCCGGCTCGCGGTCCTCGACGAGCACACCCGCGCGCGGCTGACCAAGAAGTACGCCGCGATGCGGGCGCTGCTCGGACTGCCGCCGGGCTGA